Proteins encoded by one window of Venturia canescens isolate UGA chromosome 2, ASM1945775v1, whole genome shotgun sequence:
- the LOC122406345 gene encoding uncharacterized protein — MTTVQAKVDRRIAGLYSTFQCIIGLAENAQEASTSNTSRVLATTRLELLEAEWIRFKSEHAVLLDMNCENLQEQAYFRESVEAQCLQAYETAKVAYLTIKEHYDRTEPTGALLADVSAAECQAALRRSLPEIKLKTFSGEFSKWREFHDMFVSMVGENTYITSVEKMHYLRTSLKGEAAQLVSNLPISASSFAAAWDILVERYENKRLLITAQLDCLLGIPNITTRSGKALNNLLNTLSKVLHALQALEVPIQSWDYILVHIVASKLDQHLREQWEVKLGAAKEPATLQQLRDFLNTRARALESIEIRVPQYSSRQSSTATPSPKTATSRTSSSSGAVKAYTSQVPSKGTIPTTVDHKAAMASTKPLNPGGSATQCCHYCLSQHFIAKCPNFKQRTPQERRTIAEQRRLCFNCLGPHSAVNCKVTGRCAECGGKHHTLIHTGSISATPSPPAGAPHPKPSSHLSDISRGSVPTGTSRDSAPLFSDTSTQTVLPSDSSSTLLANATVASCNRPSVLLATCLALITSSAGLTSTIQILIDPGSELSFISERIVQSLQLKRQSALLNVLSLSNQRTGRTRGVVTAHLSSLHDFSASFSAAAFILRVLTTPLPSFTTTGRKSWNHLNGPQLADPDFVQPRPIDLIIGADSYGKLIESEVIKGLPSEPIAQRKLFGWIVLGPLSNITATPASLHHASIEDDVSLQLRKFWEMEELPSGTASTEDEDTEFCEQYFKNTHTRDASGRYTVRLPFKLPPTSLGDSFSAASRSLHRLRARLAEDEYISQLYKEFLQEYEALHHMIPVSDVRPTNPCFILPHRGVVREHSVTTKLRMYFYGFGNIGSSSLRILQKCIGGADSVSELREISLQLEKICARGCLPLQKWTSNSPAALQHLDSSALQPEAVSIKSEDSTTKLLGLIWDPIKDVFRFNLQANFPSSITKRIALSETASLFDPLGFISPVIITAKIFMQELWLARLQWDDLLPERLQLRWWQFRESLSDLPLISLSRWLHSSPTDSVELHGFSDASQLAMAAVVYLRSSSPDGSTSVTLIASKTKVAPPKRLSIPCLELSAALLLARLVSYVQKMLPLHGAPVYLWTDSSVTLTWVSSQPARWKDFVRNRVSLIQELTSTAKWRFISGKENPADCASRGLTPLQLSKHSLWWSGPTWLMSTSENWPAQPINFPTDAPLEHRPGFIFISNLEPIGEVWDLVHRYSSLTRLLRITAMCQRALHRFKRSSPVRTDIQLTPDDIEQSRLFWVLHTQSVHFSAELRSISNGNFLTRGHFLSALTPFIDSLGTLRVGGRLQHSTLNSEAKHPAILPRHSTFTTLVIADVHLKTLHGGTQSILTLLRSSYWIVGGRAPIRSFILRCAKFVRFRGLRAQQLMGQLPISRATPSRAFLHTGLDYAGPFTVKTWRGRHTKTYKGYLAVFVCFSTSAVHLELVTDYTSDAFIAAFRRFTGRQGICHTLYSDCGTNFVGADAQLKGLFKESAAEVPQIISSLTNIGTRWSFNPPSAPHMGGKWEAAVKSAKHHLQRVIGDSALTYEEFTTLLMQVESVLNSRPLGAMSDDPDDFSALTPGHFLIGEALNSVPEPSRTSTPELKLPRWAQIQRKFQLIWQRWSSDYLQHGLATSKWRHPRNEIQVGSLVLITHERLPPSK, encoded by the exons ATGACGACGGTTCAAGCCAAGGTTGACCGTCGCATCGCCGGACTCTACAGCACATTCCAGTGCATCATCGGCCTCGCTGAAAATGCGCAGGAGGCTTCAACCAGTAACACTTCGCGAGTGCTCGCAACGACGCGCCTGGAGCTTCTCGAAGCAGAATGGATACGGTTCAAATCGGAACATGCGGTCCTTCTCGACATGAATTGTGAAAATCTACAGGAACAGGCGTACTTCCGGGAGTCCGTAGAGGCTCAATGCCTTCAGGCTTACGAGACGGCTAAAGTAGCCTATCTCACGATCAAGGAGCATTACGACCGCACCGAACCTACCGGcgcacttctcgccgacgtcTCAGCTGCAGAGTGTCAGGCCGCTCTTCGTCGGTCCCTTCCAGAGATTAAACTAAAAACATTTTCCGGAGAGTTTTCAAAGTGGCGGGAATTTCATGACATGTTCGTCTCCATGGTGGGTGAGAACACATACATCACCTCCGTTGAGAAAATGCATTATCTTCGAACTTCACTAAAGGGAGAAGCAGCTCAACTGGTGTCAAACCTTCCTATTTCGGCCTCTTCGTTCGCAGCAGCTTGGGATATTCTCGTTGAACGGTATGAGAACAAACGCCTCCTCATCACGGCTCAGCTCGACTGTTTGCTCGGCATCCCGAACATAACCACTCGGTCCGGTAAAGCTCTCAACAACCTTCTCAACACATTGTCTAAGGTCCTCCACGCCTTACAAGCGCTGGAGGTCCCCATTCAATCGTGGGACTATATCTTGGTTCACATCGTCGCTTCAAAATTGGATCAACATCTTCGTGAACAATGGGAAGTCAAGCTCGGCGCTGCAAAAGAACCGGCAACTCTTCAACAACTTCGAGATTTTCTCAACACTCGGGCTCGAGCTCTGGAGAGCATCGAGATTCGTGTGCCTCAGTATTCTTCTCGGCAGTCTTCAACCGCAACGCCTTCACCGAAAACGGCCACTTCGCGAACTTCCTCTTCATCGGGCGCCGTCAAGGCATATACATCGCAGGTCCCTTCGAAGGGTACGATCCCTACAACCGTGGATCATAAAGCCGCTATGGCGTCCACGAAGCCCCTAAATCCAGGCGGTTCGGCAACCCAGTGTTGTCATTATTGCCTCAGCCAGCACTTCATCGCGAAGTGCCCCAATTTTAAGCAGCGGACCCCTCAAGAACGTCGGACAATCGCAGAACAGCGACGATTGTGTTTCAACTGCCTCGGACCTCATTCTGCAGTAAACTGCAAAGTAACCGGCCGCTGTGCCGAGTGCGGTGGCAAGCACCACACACTCATTCACACCGGATCAATCTCGGCTACTCCTTCACCACCTGCCGGAGCTCCTCATCCGAAACCATCG AGTCACCTATCGGATATTTCAAGAGGATCAGTTCCAACGGGTACTTCGCGCGACAGTGCTCCGCTGTTCTCGGATACTTCTACACAAACGGTGCTTCCATCGGACTCTTCGAGCACCCTTCTAGCCAACGCAACTGTCGCCTCGTGCAATCGGCCGTCAGTGCTTTTGGCCACTTGCCTAGCGCTTATCACATCTTCAGCCGGTCTTACTTCTACCATTCAGATTCTCATCGATCCCGGGTCCGaactttcgttcatttcaGAACGCATAGTGCAATCGTTGCAGTTAAAGCGTCAATCGGCATTATTAAACGTGTTAAGCCTCAGCAATCAACGAACTGGGCGCACGCGGGGAGTAGTCACCGCTCACCTTTCGTCTCTTCACGACTTCTCGGCTTCCTTCTCGGCCGCTGCATTCATTCTCCGGGTTCTCACCACGCCTCTTCCGTCATTCACTACAACGGGACGGAAATCTTGGAATCACCTCAACGGCCCACAGCTCGCCGACCCGGATTTTGTTCAACCTCGGCCCATCGATCTCATTATCGGAGCCGATTCTTACGGCAAACTCATCGAATCAGAAGTGATAAAAGGCCTTCCTTCTGAACCAATCGCACAACGCAAGCTGTTCGGATGGATCGTCCTTGGGCCACTATCGAACATTACCGCTACTCCGGCATCTCTTCATCACGCCTCAATCGAGGATGACGTGTCCCTTCAACTTCGGAAATTTTGGGAAATGGAAGAACTTCCGTCAGGTACCGCTTCAACTGAAGATGAGGATACGGAATTTTGCGagcaatatttcaaaaacacGCATACGCGCGACGCTTCGGGTCGCTACACTGTTCGGCTCCCCTTCAAATTGCCTCCAACGTCACTCGGAGACTCCTTCTCGGCCGCTTCCCGATCACTTCACCGACTTCGAGCTCGGTTGGCTGAAGACGAGTATATCAGCCAGCTGTACAAGGAATTTCTTCAAGAATACGAGGCTCTTCATCACATGATTCCGGTTTCCGACGTAAGACCGACGAATCCGTGCTTCATCCTTCCGCATCGCGGAGTCGTGCGTGAGCACAGTGTCACCACAAAACTCCGT ATGTACTTCTATGGATTCGGCAACATCGGTTCATCTTCGCTACGGATattacaaaaatgtatcggcgGAGCTGATTCTGTCTCAGAGCTTCGAGAAATCTCTCTTCAactggaaaaaatttgtgccCGCGGTTGCCTTCCACTTCAAAAATGGACTTCGAATTCACCAGCGGCTCTTCAACATCTTGACTCTTCAGCCTTACAACCTGAAGCAGTTTCGATTAAATCGGAGGATTCGACGACGAAGCTTTTGGGCCTAATCTGGGATCCAATCAAGGATGTGTTTCGGTTCAATCTTCAGGCAAACTTCCCTTCATCAATAACTAAGCGGATCGCTCTCTCGGAAACTGCTTCCTTGTTCGATCCCCTTGGTTTTATATCTCCGGTAATCATCACAGCCAAAATCTTCATGCAGGAGCTCTGGCTCGCAAGACTGCAGTGGGACGATCTTCTCCCGGAACGACTTCAGCTTCGGTGGTGGCAATTCCGCGAAAGCTTGAGCGATCTGCCCCTCATTTCGCTTTCtcggtggctacattcgtctcCAACGGACTCGGTTGAACTTCATGGGTTTTCTGACGCTTCGCAGCTAGCCATGGCTGCTGTGGTTTATCTTCGATCATCTTCACCGGACGGTTCGACTTCTGTCACGCTCATCGCTTCCAAAACGAAAGTAGCCCCTCCAAAACGGCTAAGTATCCCTTGCCTCGAGCTTTCGGCTGCTCTTCTTCTGGCTCGGCTCGTTTCATACGTCCAGAAAATGCTTCCGCTACACGGCGCGCCTGTCTATCTCTGGACGGATTCGTCCGTCACTCTCACCTGGGTCTCTTCACAACCAGCTCGCTGGAAAGACTTCGTCAGAAATCGAGTTTCACTCATCCAGGAGCTAACCTCAACGGCAAAATGGCGCTTTATTTCAGGAAAGGAGAATCCTGCGGACTGTGCTTCGCGAGGACTGACTCCTCTTCAGTTATCCAAACACTCTCTCTGGTGGTCCGGCCCCACTTGGCTCATGAGCACTTCAGAAAACTGGCCGGCACAGCCCATAAACTTTCCTACGGACGCTCCACTTGAGCATCGGCCCGGCTTCATTTTCATATCCAACCTCGAACCAATAGGCGAGGTTTGGGATCTTGTACATCGGTATTCTTCACTGACACGCCTACTTCGCATCACGGCAATGTGTCAACGGGCTCTTCATCGATTCAAGCGCTCCTCACCGGTTCGGACGGACATACAACTCACTCCAGACGATATTGAACAATCAAGACTCTTCTGGGTGTTACATACGCAATCGGTTCATTTCTCTGCGGAACTTCGATCAATCTCAAACGGAAATTTTCTGACACGGGGTCATTTCCTGTCGGCTTTGACTCCCTTTATCGATTCGCTTGGAACTCTGCGCGTCGGGGGACGCTTGCAGCATTCAACTCTTAATTCGGAAGCGAAACATCCGGCTATTCTCCCTCGTCATTCGACGTTCACGACGCTCGTCATCGCTGACGTGCACCTCAAGACTCTTCACGGCGGAACTCAATCAATCTTGACTCTGCTTCGTTCCAGTTACTGGATCGTCGGAGGTCGAGCACCTATTCGATCATTCATTCTTCGCTGCGCCAAATTCGTTCGGTTTCGAGGACTTCGCGCTCAACAGCTCATGGGACAACTTCCGATCAGCCGTGCTACGCCTTCTCGAGCATTCCTTCACACCGGACTTGATTACGCCGGACCCTTCACGGTAAAAACATGGCGAGGTCGGCATACGAAAACGTACAAGGGATATCTGGCCGTCTTCGTATGTTTTTCAACGTCAGCTGTTCACTTGGAACTTGTGACAGACTATACTTCAGATGCGTTCATCGCTGCCTTTCGGCGGTTCACGGGACGTCAAGGCATTTGTCATACGCTCTATAGCGATTGCGGGACGAACTTCGTCGGGGCTGATGCCCAACTTAAAGGACTCTTCAAAGAAAGTGCGGCAGAAGTGCCACAAATTATTTCTTCGCTAACTAATATCGGAACTCGGTGGTCCTTCAATCCCCCCTCGGCTCCTCACATGGGAGGAAAATGGGAGGCCGCCGTCAAATCGGCCAAACATCACCTTCAACGGGTTATCGGGGACTCAGCACTTACGTATGAAGAATTTACAACTCTTCTTATGCAAGTCGAGTCAGTGCTAAATTCACGTCCGCTGGGCGCCATGTCAGATGATCCGGATGACTTCTCTGCCCTGACTCCTGGCCACTTCCTCATCGGCGAGGCCCTAAATTCGGTGCCGGAACCCTCGCGCACTTCAACTCCGGAGCTAAAACTTCCGCGCTGGGCCCAAATACAACGGAAATTCCAGCTGATCTGGCAACGCTGGTCATCCGATTATCTTCAACACGGTTTAGCCACTTCCAAGTGGCGACATCCTCGGAACGAGATCCAGGTTGGCTCCCTGGTCCTCATCACGCACGAACGACTTCCGCCTTCAAAGTGA